Proteins found in one Nocardia brasiliensis ATCC 700358 genomic segment:
- a CDS encoding SDR family NAD(P)-dependent oxidoreductase — protein MNNPTDSAQDVLKSKVALVTGVGRAQGLGIAVARELAVRGHQVIVTGRDLSRTEPLAELLTAEGLSVCATQLDVTDPVGIAKSVEFVRDKFGTLDVLINNAAGGFDIDQLLLTADMARARDALEVNFFGPWHTCAAFAPLLCESGHGRIVNVSSAAGSFADGLSDPWIGGLLPGYSLSKSALNALTVKLASAFARTGVLVNAVCPGETATHPETGDEDNARSPQESAKGVVWAATLGPDGPTGGFFRDGVALPW, from the coding sequence ATGAACAACCCAACCGACAGTGCTCAGGACGTGCTGAAGTCTAAGGTCGCGCTCGTCACCGGCGTCGGCCGCGCGCAGGGTCTCGGCATCGCCGTTGCTCGCGAACTCGCTGTCCGGGGTCACCAGGTCATCGTCACCGGCCGTGATCTGAGCCGGACCGAACCGCTCGCCGAACTGCTTACCGCGGAGGGGCTTTCGGTGTGTGCCACGCAACTCGATGTGACCGACCCGGTCGGTATCGCGAAAAGTGTCGAGTTCGTCCGCGACAAGTTCGGCACCCTCGATGTGCTGATCAACAATGCCGCGGGCGGGTTCGATATCGACCAGTTGTTGTTGACGGCCGATATGGCGCGGGCTCGAGACGCGTTAGAGGTGAACTTCTTCGGTCCTTGGCACACCTGCGCTGCTTTCGCGCCCTTGCTGTGTGAGTCCGGCCATGGTCGCATCGTCAACGTATCGAGCGCGGCGGGATCGTTCGCGGACGGACTGTCCGATCCCTGGATCGGTGGTTTGTTGCCGGGCTACTCGCTGTCGAAGAGCGCGCTCAACGCACTGACCGTCAAGCTCGCCAGTGCTTTCGCACGTACCGGTGTGCTGGTCAATGCCGTGTGCCCCGGCGAGACGGCCACCCACCCCGAGACCGGCGACGAAGACAACGCTCGCAGCCCCCAGGAAAGCGCGAAAGGTGTTGTCTGGGCCGCAACCCTCGGACCGGACGGACCGACCGGCGGCTTCTTCCGCGACGGCGTCGCGCTGCCCTGGTAG
- a CDS encoding amino acid ABC transporter permease, producing the protein MFDLISRYDDQILDAFWVTIKLTVASAVGALILGTFVAALRVSPVPIARAVGTAYVTIFRNTPLTLIIVFMSLGLYTTMGWKLAGEGPNSVAENNFRFAVLGLSIYTGAFVCESLRSGINTVAMGQSEAGRSLGLTFTQNLRLIVLPQAFRSVIAPLGSVLIALTKNTTIASAIGVVEAATLMANINENEAAVVAVGAIFALGFVILTLPTGLFFGWLAKRYEVAR; encoded by the coding sequence GTGTTCGACCTGATCTCGAGGTATGACGACCAAATCCTCGACGCCTTCTGGGTGACCATCAAACTGACCGTCGCGTCGGCGGTCGGCGCGCTGATCCTGGGCACATTCGTCGCCGCGTTGCGCGTGTCCCCGGTGCCCATCGCTCGCGCGGTCGGCACAGCCTACGTCACCATTTTCCGTAACACCCCACTCACGCTGATCATCGTGTTCATGTCGCTCGGCCTGTACACCACGATGGGCTGGAAGCTCGCAGGCGAAGGACCGAATTCGGTCGCCGAGAACAACTTCCGCTTCGCCGTGCTCGGACTCAGCATCTACACCGGCGCATTCGTGTGTGAATCGCTGCGCTCGGGCATCAACACCGTGGCCATGGGCCAGTCCGAGGCCGGTCGTTCGCTCGGCCTGACCTTCACCCAGAATCTGCGGCTCATCGTGCTGCCGCAGGCTTTCCGGTCGGTCATCGCGCCGCTGGGCAGCGTGCTCATCGCGCTGACCAAGAACACCACGATCGCCTCGGCGATCGGCGTGGTCGAGGCCGCGACCCTGATGGCGAACATCAACGAGAACGAGGCCGCGGTGGTCGCCGTCGGCGCCATCTTCGCGCTCGGTTTCGTCATCCTGACCCTGCCCACCGGCCTGTTCTTCGGCTGGCTGGCCAAACGATACGAGGTGGCTCGATGA
- the recX gene encoding recombination regulator RecX has product MAAGSERGARSTEQTPPGGTVEQAKEACLRLLAVRARSRAELAQRLAAKGYTADVTDRALDRLTEVGLIDDAAFAEQWVHSRHTFSGKGKQALAQELRRKGVDQADAAPALDAITDDDEESRARDLVRRKLRTLPTTLDREKALRRLVGMLARRGYNQSTAFAVVKSELAEASFDTTDLDTRFDA; this is encoded by the coding sequence GTGGCGGCCGGATCCGAGCGGGGTGCGCGCTCCACGGAGCAGACTCCGCCAGGCGGGACGGTCGAGCAGGCCAAAGAGGCGTGTCTGCGCCTGCTCGCCGTCCGCGCCCGCAGCCGTGCCGAACTCGCTCAGCGTCTGGCAGCCAAGGGCTACACCGCCGACGTCACCGATCGCGCACTGGACCGGCTCACCGAGGTCGGCCTCATCGACGACGCCGCCTTCGCCGAACAGTGGGTCCATTCCCGGCACACCTTCTCCGGCAAGGGTAAACAGGCACTCGCCCAAGAACTTCGCCGCAAAGGCGTCGACCAGGCCGACGCGGCTCCCGCCCTGGACGCCATCACCGACGACGACGAAGAATCCCGCGCCCGCGACCTGGTCCGCCGCAAACTCCGCACCCTCCCCACCACCCTCGACCGGGAAAAAGCCCTGCGCCGCCTCGTCGGCATGCTCGCCCGCCGCGGCTACAACCAATCCACCGCCTTCGCCGTAGTCAAATCCGAACTCGCCGAAGCCTCCTTCGACACCACCGACCTCGACACGCGTTTCGACGCCTGA
- a CDS encoding glutamate ABC transporter substrate-binding protein, whose amino-acid sequence MRFNRALRLGVGAIALTLTAMTATACGGGETKSALDNAKGGKITIGIKFDQPGLGLRDKDGSYSGFDVEVAKYVADKLGVKPDGITWKEAPSGQRETLIENGQVDYIVGTYSITDARKQKIDFAGPYYVAGQSFLVRADNNDISSPESLKGKKVCSVKGSTPAQNIEKNFKDTQLQTNDTYSLCLEGLRAGSWDAVTTDDIILAGYAAQSTGAFKVVGKPFTTENYGIGLKKGDKEFRDKVNDAIEAMFADGSWKKAFDATVGKSGYQAPEPPKVNRY is encoded by the coding sequence ATGAGGTTCAACCGTGCCCTGCGACTCGGTGTCGGAGCGATCGCTCTGACGCTCACCGCCATGACCGCCACCGCGTGTGGCGGCGGCGAGACCAAGTCGGCCCTGGACAACGCCAAGGGCGGCAAGATCACGATCGGCATCAAGTTCGACCAGCCGGGCCTCGGTCTGCGGGACAAGGACGGGTCCTACAGCGGATTCGACGTCGAGGTCGCCAAGTACGTGGCGGACAAGCTCGGCGTGAAGCCCGACGGCATCACCTGGAAGGAAGCCCCGTCCGGCCAGCGCGAGACGCTGATCGAGAACGGCCAGGTCGATTACATCGTCGGCACCTATTCGATCACCGACGCCCGCAAGCAGAAGATCGACTTCGCCGGCCCGTACTACGTTGCCGGACAGTCGTTCCTGGTGCGTGCCGACAACAACGACATCTCCAGCCCGGAAAGCCTCAAGGGCAAGAAGGTCTGCTCGGTGAAGGGCTCCACCCCGGCCCAGAACATCGAGAAGAACTTCAAGGACACCCAGCTGCAGACCAACGACACCTACTCGCTGTGCCTCGAGGGCCTGCGCGCCGGTTCGTGGGACGCGGTGACCACCGACGACATCATCCTGGCCGGCTACGCCGCGCAGAGCACCGGCGCGTTCAAGGTCGTCGGCAAGCCGTTCACCACGGAGAACTACGGCATCGGCCTGAAGAAGGGCGACAAGGAGTTCCGCGACAAGGTGAACGACGCGATCGAGGCGATGTTCGCCGACGGCTCCTGGAAGAAGGCGTTCGACGCCACCGTCGGCAAGTCCGGCTACCAGGCGCCGGAGCCGCCGAAGGTCAACCGGTACTGA
- the recA gene encoding recombinase RecA, producing the protein MAPQAYDRDKALELALAQVEKSFGKGAVMRLGEEVRQPLAVIPTGSISLDVALGIGGLPRGRIIEVYGPESSGKTTVALHAVANAQAQGGIAAFIDAEHALDPEYAKKLGVDTDALLVSQPDTGEQALEIADMLVRSGAIDIIVIDSVAALVPRAEIEGEMGDSHVGLQARLMSQALRKMTGALSNSNTTAIFINQLREKIGVMFGSPETTTGGKALKFYASVRLDVRRIETLKDGTDAVGNRTRVKVVKNKVSPPFKQAEFDILYGHGISKEGSLIDMGVEHGFVRKSGSWYTYEGDQLGQGKENARKFLLENTDVRDEIEKKIKEKLGIGADVSAPAAEVPADF; encoded by the coding sequence ATGGCACCACAGGCGTACGACCGCGACAAGGCTCTCGAACTCGCACTGGCTCAGGTCGAGAAGAGCTTCGGCAAGGGTGCGGTCATGCGCCTCGGCGAAGAAGTACGTCAGCCGCTCGCGGTGATCCCCACCGGTTCCATCTCGCTGGATGTCGCGCTCGGCATCGGCGGCCTGCCGCGCGGCCGCATCATCGAGGTCTACGGCCCGGAATCCTCGGGTAAGACCACGGTGGCGCTGCACGCGGTGGCCAACGCGCAGGCGCAGGGCGGCATCGCGGCCTTCATCGACGCCGAGCACGCGCTCGACCCGGAATACGCAAAGAAGCTGGGTGTCGACACCGACGCGCTGCTCGTCTCGCAGCCGGACACCGGTGAGCAGGCGCTGGAGATCGCCGACATGCTGGTGCGGTCCGGCGCCATCGACATCATCGTCATCGACTCGGTGGCCGCGCTGGTGCCGCGCGCCGAGATCGAGGGCGAGATGGGTGACAGCCACGTCGGCCTGCAGGCCCGCCTGATGAGCCAGGCGCTGCGCAAGATGACCGGTGCGCTCAGCAACTCCAACACCACCGCGATCTTCATCAACCAGCTGCGCGAGAAGATCGGCGTCATGTTCGGCTCGCCCGAAACCACCACGGGTGGTAAGGCGTTGAAGTTCTACGCCTCGGTCCGCCTCGACGTGCGCCGCATCGAGACGCTCAAGGACGGCACCGACGCGGTCGGCAACCGTACCCGCGTCAAGGTCGTGAAGAACAAGGTCAGCCCGCCGTTCAAGCAGGCCGAGTTCGATATCCTCTATGGCCACGGCATCTCCAAGGAGGGCTCGCTCATCGACATGGGCGTCGAGCACGGCTTCGTGCGCAAGTCCGGCTCCTGGTACACCTACGAGGGCGACCAGCTCGGCCAGGGCAAGGAGAACGCCCGGAAGTTCCTGCTGGAGAACACCGATGTGCGGGACGAGATCGAGAAGAAGATCAAGGAGAAGCTCGGCATCGGCGCCGATGTGAGCGCCCCGGCCGCCGAGGTTCCCGCCGATTTCTGA
- a CDS encoding amino acid ABC transporter permease: MSAASSVLFDAPGPRGRIRHYIYSVVVIAAVAAFLWVLYSGFADKGQFTAEKWKPFLEADVWTTYLLPGLQGTIVAALLSIVFALIIGMVFGILRMSDHRWVRWIAGAVVEVSRAIPVLILMIFLFALFSKNKVFKVDDLALAAVVIALTVYNGSVIAEIVRAGIKSLPRGQTEAAVALGMRKNQLMRLILLPQAITAMLPALVSQMVVALKDSALGYQITYTEIVRSGQQLGAAEQNTIPSLIIIAIVMIVLNSALTFVATKLEQRLRARKKAKGGGGVVAADSILTDAAPGVDLAGKK; this comes from the coding sequence ATGAGCGCTGCGTCTTCGGTGCTGTTCGACGCACCGGGCCCCCGCGGACGTATCCGGCACTACATCTACTCGGTCGTGGTCATCGCCGCCGTAGCGGCGTTCCTGTGGGTGCTCTACAGCGGCTTCGCCGACAAGGGACAGTTCACCGCCGAGAAGTGGAAGCCGTTCCTCGAGGCGGACGTCTGGACGACCTACCTGCTGCCGGGTTTGCAGGGCACGATCGTCGCGGCCTTGCTGTCGATCGTCTTCGCGCTGATCATCGGCATGGTCTTCGGCATCCTGCGGATGTCGGATCACCGCTGGGTGCGCTGGATCGCCGGCGCGGTCGTGGAGGTCTCCCGGGCCATCCCGGTGCTGATCCTGATGATCTTCCTGTTCGCCCTGTTCTCCAAGAACAAGGTGTTCAAGGTCGACGATCTGGCGCTGGCGGCCGTGGTGATCGCGCTGACCGTCTACAACGGCTCGGTCATCGCCGAGATCGTCCGCGCGGGCATCAAGTCGCTGCCGCGCGGGCAGACCGAGGCCGCCGTGGCGCTCGGCATGCGCAAGAACCAGCTGATGCGGCTGATCCTGCTGCCGCAGGCGATCACCGCGATGCTGCCCGCGCTGGTCTCGCAAATGGTTGTCGCGCTGAAGGACTCGGCGCTCGGCTACCAGATCACCTACACCGAGATCGTGCGCTCCGGGCAGCAGCTCGGTGCGGCCGAACAGAACACGATCCCCTCGCTGATCATCATCGCGATCGTGATGATCGTGCTGAACAGCGCGTTGACCTTCGTGGCGACGAAGCTGGAGCAGCGGTTGCGGGCCCGTAAAAAGGCCAAGGGTGGCGGCGGCGTCGTCGCGGCCGACTCGATTCTCACCGACGCGGCACCCGGAGTGGACCTCGCCGGTAAGAAGTAA
- a CDS encoding amino acid ABC transporter ATP-binding protein: protein MISMRNVQKHFGELHVLRDINLEVPKGQVVIVLGPSGSGKSTLCRTINRLEPIDSGDIAIDGVPLPAEGRGLAALRADVGMVFQSFNLFAHKTIVENVMLAPLKVRKIKKDDARKHAMELLNRVGIANQADKYPAQLSGGQQQRVAIARALAMNPKVMLFDEPTSALDPEMVQEVLDVMVSLAKEGMTMLVVTHEMGFARRAGNRVLFMADGQVVEDAEPEVFFTAPKSDRAKDFLGKILSH, encoded by the coding sequence ATGATCTCGATGCGCAATGTGCAGAAGCATTTCGGCGAACTGCATGTACTGCGCGATATCAACCTCGAAGTCCCCAAGGGACAGGTCGTCATCGTTCTCGGGCCCTCGGGCTCCGGGAAGTCGACGCTCTGCCGCACCATCAACCGCCTGGAACCCATCGACTCCGGCGATATCGCCATCGACGGCGTCCCGCTGCCCGCCGAGGGCCGCGGACTGGCCGCGCTGCGGGCCGACGTCGGCATGGTGTTCCAGTCCTTCAACCTGTTCGCGCACAAGACGATCGTCGAGAACGTCATGCTCGCGCCGCTCAAGGTTCGCAAGATCAAGAAGGATGACGCGCGCAAGCACGCCATGGAACTGCTCAACCGCGTCGGCATCGCGAACCAGGCCGACAAGTACCCCGCCCAGCTGTCCGGTGGTCAGCAGCAGCGGGTCGCCATCGCCAGGGCGCTGGCGATGAATCCGAAGGTGATGTTGTTCGACGAGCCCACCTCGGCCCTGGACCCGGAAATGGTCCAGGAGGTGCTCGACGTGATGGTGTCGCTCGCCAAGGAAGGGATGACCATGCTGGTCGTCACGCACGAAATGGGCTTCGCCCGGCGTGCGGGCAACCGGGTTCTGTTCATGGCCGACGGTCAGGTCGTCGAGGACGCCGAGCCGGAGGTCTTCTTCACCGCACCCAAGTCCGACCGTGCCAAGGACTTCCTCGGCAAGATCCTGAGCCACTGA
- a CDS encoding type II toxin-antitoxin system VapC family toxin, which yields MIVCDTGPLVAAAFRSDPDYHACTELFTSLFLANRPILIPTPILGEVGYLLGRLAGAKTEAGFLRSLASGVFAPIAPESEDYQRAAELVEQYADFPLGTCDATVIAVAERLGITEVATLDKRHFSVVRPRHTAALTLLP from the coding sequence ATGATCGTTTGCGATACCGGGCCACTCGTCGCGGCTGCTTTCAGAAGTGATCCCGACTATCACGCCTGTACTGAACTGTTCACGTCACTCTTCCTCGCCAACCGACCTATCCTCATCCCGACACCGATCCTCGGTGAAGTCGGCTACCTCCTGGGTCGCCTGGCCGGTGCTAAAACCGAGGCCGGGTTTCTCCGATCCTTGGCTTCAGGGGTTTTCGCTCCGATCGCACCGGAGAGCGAGGACTATCAGCGGGCAGCAGAATTAGTCGAGCAGTATGCAGACTTCCCGCTGGGAACGTGTGACGCGACGGTGATCGCTGTCGCCGAACGTCTCGGCATCACCGAGGTCGCCACTCTGGACAAACGACATTTCAGCGTCGTACGGCCACGGCACACGGCGGCGTTGACATTGCTGCCGTGA
- the miaB gene encoding tRNA (N6-isopentenyl adenosine(37)-C2)-methylthiotransferase MiaB — protein MDSIGQAVLTPTLDPAEGARSYEVRTFGCQMNVHDSERLSGLLEDAGYVKAAPGATADLVVLNTCAVRENADNKLYGTLGHLASIKADQPGMQIAVGGCLAQKDRGTVVRKAPWVDVVFGTHNIGSLPVLLERARHNAEAQVEILEALEAFPSSLPAKRESAYAGWVSISVGCNNTCTFCIVPSLRGKEVDRRPGDVLAEVQALVDQGVLEVTLLGQNVNAYGASFADPDEARDRGAFAKLLRACGSIDGLERVRFTSPHPAEFTDDVIEAMAETPNICPQLHMPLQSGSDKVLKAMRRSYRKARYLGIIEKVRAAMPHAAITTDIIVGFPGETEEDFQETLDVVRQARFTSAFTFQYSKRPGTPAADMPDQLPKAVVQERYERLIALQEEVSLDANRALVGTEVELLVAEGAGKKNAATARMSGRARDGRLVHFRPGGTPEAIRPGDLITVDITEAAPHHLIADAPIKSHRRTAAGDAHERGITPKTAPIGVGLGLPRIGAPAVEPAATVGCATGCGT, from the coding sequence GTGGATTCGATCGGACAGGCAGTGTTGACTCCCACCCTCGACCCCGCCGAGGGCGCCCGCAGCTATGAGGTCCGCACCTTCGGCTGCCAGATGAACGTGCACGACTCCGAACGCTTGTCCGGGTTGCTCGAGGACGCGGGGTACGTGAAGGCCGCGCCGGGCGCGACGGCCGACCTCGTCGTGCTCAACACCTGCGCGGTGCGCGAGAACGCCGACAACAAGCTCTACGGCACCCTCGGGCACCTGGCGTCGATCAAAGCCGACCAGCCGGGCATGCAGATCGCCGTCGGCGGCTGCCTGGCGCAGAAGGACCGCGGCACCGTGGTGCGCAAGGCGCCCTGGGTGGACGTGGTGTTCGGCACGCACAACATCGGTTCGCTGCCGGTGCTGCTGGAACGGGCGCGGCACAACGCCGAGGCGCAGGTCGAGATCCTCGAGGCGCTCGAGGCTTTTCCGTCGAGCCTGCCCGCCAAGCGCGAGTCCGCCTACGCCGGTTGGGTGTCGATCTCGGTGGGCTGCAACAACACCTGCACCTTCTGCATCGTTCCGTCGCTGCGCGGCAAAGAGGTCGACCGTCGTCCCGGTGACGTGCTCGCCGAGGTGCAGGCCCTGGTGGACCAAGGCGTGCTCGAGGTGACGCTGCTCGGGCAGAACGTCAACGCCTACGGCGCCTCGTTCGCCGACCCCGACGAAGCGCGGGATCGCGGCGCCTTCGCCAAGCTGCTGCGCGCGTGCGGCAGCATCGACGGGCTGGAGCGGGTGCGCTTCACCTCGCCGCACCCGGCCGAATTCACCGACGACGTGATCGAGGCGATGGCCGAGACCCCGAACATCTGCCCGCAGTTGCACATGCCGCTGCAGTCCGGCTCGGACAAGGTGCTCAAGGCGATGCGGCGCTCCTACCGCAAGGCGCGCTACCTCGGCATCATCGAGAAGGTGCGGGCCGCGATGCCGCACGCCGCGATCACCACCGACATCATCGTCGGGTTCCCCGGCGAGACCGAAGAGGACTTCCAGGAGACCCTGGACGTGGTCCGCCAAGCGCGTTTCACCAGCGCCTTCACCTTCCAGTACTCGAAGCGGCCGGGCACCCCCGCCGCCGACATGCCCGACCAGCTGCCGAAAGCCGTTGTGCAGGAACGCTATGAGCGGCTGATCGCGCTGCAGGAAGAGGTGTCGCTCGACGCGAACCGCGCGCTCGTCGGCACCGAGGTCGAGCTGTTGGTCGCCGAGGGCGCGGGCAAGAAGAACGCGGCCACCGCGCGGATGAGCGGTCGCGCCCGCGACGGCCGGCTCGTGCACTTCCGGCCGGGCGGCACCCCCGAGGCGATCCGGCCCGGCGACCTCATCACCGTCGACATCACGGAGGCCGCACCGCACCATCTGATCGCCGACGCCCCGATCAAGTCGCACCGTCGCACCGCGGCAGGCGACGCCCACGAACGCGGCATCACCCCCAAGACCGCCCCCATCGGTGTAGGCCTCGGCCTGCCCCGTATCGGCGCCCCCGCCGTCGAGCCCGCGGCCACCGTCGGCTGCGCCACCGGCTGCGGGACGTAA
- a CDS encoding M20/M25/M40 family metallo-hydrolase, whose product MHIGPRVSGLLAFIVLLLVAGATAWEQQPHGHRPESAPAEAFSAARAMRIVEEIAQRPHPVGTPEHDRVRDHLAGELRTLGLDTEIQEGVGRYPAGVVRDVLGMGRVANIIARLPGTNSTGTVFLTAHYDSVASGPGANDDGVGVAAILETVRALRAAGTTVRNDVVVLLTDGEEPGLLGAEAFVAAGMDGRKTGVVVNHEARGAGGPVLMWRVTHPDGALVRAVANAAPHPNTDSLTTTLAGAQTSSNTDYASFEPGGLRVLDWAYAGRSAYYHNRFDDPAHVDPATVQQMGDNSLALVRELGDDDLTAADDVDRSYFQLPFGVLIVLPIWVMFVLAVATIVVVALVVWQYLRAGETSLRRVLGSGATALLTAPIATGAVYGMWELLKVIRPEYRPLFVDPYRPEFFYVAILAVSAAVLFAWFALARRLFGADATAAGLLSCLALLGGVLTVLAPTTGHLLVVPAFAAAVGVGITFAVPERWRLPVLTVFLIPAAIFLGSATWPALQTGITTAPFLVAPAVALVGGLLLLTLTKTWPAQRGWAIPGVALLLAVALAATGLMVDRFDERHPLTSQLVYAFDADRNEAQWISRESPDRWTRELVGAATPGPRFTQLWPNIGASGPAPVAALLPPVAEILSDTTASDQRTVKLRIRSQRDATIIDLRYETAPRSLRVAGREVTEPPAKGIHFNAPPREGIEIELTVPAGALALDVVDYTYLPESQLTVLPPVPGDIYFRQDSSAAVFTAVRGL is encoded by the coding sequence GTGCACATAGGACCGCGGGTCTCCGGTTTACTGGCGTTTATCGTGCTGCTCCTGGTCGCCGGCGCGACCGCGTGGGAGCAACAGCCACACGGGCATCGCCCCGAGTCCGCGCCGGCCGAGGCGTTCAGTGCCGCACGGGCGATGCGGATCGTCGAGGAGATCGCGCAGCGGCCGCATCCGGTCGGCACACCCGAGCACGACCGGGTCCGCGACCATCTCGCCGGCGAGCTGCGCACGCTCGGATTGGACACCGAGATCCAGGAGGGCGTCGGCCGCTACCCCGCCGGCGTCGTGCGCGACGTGCTGGGCATGGGCCGGGTCGCGAACATCATCGCCCGGCTGCCCGGCACGAACTCGACGGGCACGGTTTTCCTTACCGCGCACTATGATTCGGTCGCGTCCGGGCCCGGCGCGAACGACGACGGCGTAGGCGTCGCGGCGATCCTGGAGACCGTTCGCGCCCTGCGCGCCGCGGGCACCACGGTGCGCAACGACGTGGTCGTGCTGCTCACCGACGGCGAGGAACCGGGACTGCTCGGCGCGGAAGCCTTCGTCGCCGCGGGCATGGACGGCAGGAAAACCGGCGTGGTCGTCAACCACGAGGCGCGCGGCGCCGGCGGTCCGGTCCTGATGTGGCGGGTCACCCATCCCGACGGTGCGCTGGTGCGGGCCGTCGCGAACGCCGCCCCGCACCCCAACACCGACTCGCTGACCACCACCCTGGCCGGCGCGCAGACGAGCAGCAACACCGACTACGCGTCCTTCGAGCCGGGCGGGCTGCGGGTGCTCGACTGGGCCTACGCCGGGCGAAGTGCTTACTACCACAACCGATTCGACGATCCCGCCCATGTCGATCCGGCGACGGTGCAGCAGATGGGCGACAACAGCCTGGCCCTGGTCCGCGAACTCGGCGACGACGATCTCACCGCGGCCGATGACGTCGATCGCTCCTACTTTCAACTGCCGTTCGGGGTGCTGATCGTCCTGCCGATCTGGGTGATGTTCGTCCTCGCCGTCGCGACCATCGTGGTGGTGGCACTGGTGGTGTGGCAGTACCTGCGCGCGGGCGAGACCAGCCTGCGCCGCGTGCTCGGTTCCGGTGCGACGGCCTTGCTCACCGCGCCGATTGCCACCGGTGCGGTGTACGGGATGTGGGAGCTGCTGAAGGTCATCCGGCCGGAGTATCGCCCGCTGTTCGTCGACCCGTATCGACCCGAATTCTTTTATGTCGCAATCCTTGCCGTCTCGGCCGCGGTGCTGTTCGCCTGGTTCGCGCTCGCCCGGCGACTGTTCGGCGCCGACGCCACGGCGGCCGGATTGCTGAGCTGCCTTGCCCTGTTGGGCGGTGTGCTCACCGTCCTCGCCCCCACCACCGGCCATCTACTGGTGGTGCCCGCTTTCGCGGCCGCGGTCGGTGTGGGGATCACGTTCGCGGTGCCCGAGCGGTGGCGACTCCCCGTGCTCACCGTGTTCCTGATTCCGGCGGCGATCTTCCTCGGCAGCGCGACCTGGCCCGCACTGCAGACCGGCATCACCACCGCGCCGTTCCTGGTGGCACCGGCGGTCGCACTCGTCGGCGGTCTGCTGCTGCTCACGCTCACGAAAACCTGGCCCGCACAGCGTGGTTGGGCCATTCCCGGGGTAGCGCTACTGCTCGCCGTCGCGCTCGCGGCCACCGGATTGATGGTCGATCGTTTCGATGAGCGGCATCCGCTGACCTCGCAGCTCGTTTACGCCTTCGACGCCGATCGCAACGAGGCGCAATGGATTTCCAGGGAATCACCCGACCGTTGGACGCGCGAGCTGGTCGGCGCGGCGACGCCCGGCCCCCGGTTCACCCAACTCTGGCCGAATATCGGCGCCAGTGGCCCGGCGCCTGTTGCGGCACTGTTGCCACCGGTCGCCGAAATCCTTTCCGACACCACGGCTTCCGATCAACGAACCGTTAAGCTGCGGATCCGGTCGCAGCGCGACGCCACGATCATCGATCTGCGCTACGAGACCGCCCCACGGTCCCTGCGCGTCGCGGGCCGCGAGGTGACCGAGCCGCCTGCGAAAGGTATTCACTTCAACGCACCGCCGCGCGAAGGGATCGAAATCGAACTCACCGTTCCCGCGGGTGCCCTCGCGCTCGACGTCGTCGACTACACCTACCTTCCCGAATCCCAGCTGACGGTGCTCCCGCCGGTTCCCGGCGACATCTACTTCCGGCAGGACAGCTCGGCGGCCGTGTTCACCGCGGTCCGCGGGTTGTGA
- a CDS encoding MerR family transcriptional regulator — protein sequence MVRTFACRLRYYEEQQLITPGRSFNGYREYEEGHVDRVLQIKGLLDAGLPTRIIGQILPCLDKPRSIYFDHPTPEMLAVLEREHKNLTQRINCLTRNRDSIAEYLHTVRGVVADPS from the coding sequence GTGGTCCGCACCTTCGCTTGCAGACTTCGCTACTACGAGGAACAGCAGCTGATCACGCCCGGGCGTTCCTTCAACGGCTACCGTGAGTACGAGGAAGGTCATGTCGACCGGGTCCTGCAGATCAAGGGACTGCTAGACGCTGGGCTGCCCACCCGGATCATCGGTCAGATCCTGCCCTGCCTGGACAAACCCCGCAGCATCTACTTCGACCATCCGACTCCTGAAATGCTCGCCGTCCTGGAACGCGAGCACAAAAACCTGACCCAGCGCATCAATTGCCTTACCCGCAATCGGGACTCGATCGCCGAGTACCTGCACACGGTGCGCGGAGTAGTCGCCGACCCCTCGTGA